The Sphingomonas sanxanigenens DSM 19645 = NX02 genome includes a region encoding these proteins:
- a CDS encoding TonB-dependent receptor has translation MTRFTVSTRALCFAGAALAAFAQPALAQDAGAPEAANAYDDGEIVVTARRREESLIDVPVAISAFSGAQLEAKGAIDITDLSNFTPNTTLENSRGTNSTLTAFIRGVGQQDPVPGFEAGVGIYLDDVYLNRPQAAVLDIYDVERIEVLRGPQGTLYGRNTIGGAVKYVTKRLPDQFELKLRGTYGSYDQADGVVTVSVPVTDMLRIGGSVARLSRGGFGDNLTIDGVENYNKDVWAGRGTVELGSPDDRFLIRISGDYTRDKSDPRNGHRLITGLHSGAPVLDDVYDTRAGLNNPKQDVKAYGLAMNISAGLTETLTFRSISAWRKDTSYTPIDFDALPAVDVDVPAVYRNEQLSQEFQLLYEGSKLKGLLGFYYLDAQASTAFDVLLSTTAPGFNAFTAGDVKTDTWSVFGDFTYDLTDRIAISVGGRFTNDKRDSTILRQNKLGTSAEFGGTPIILATTSNFRGKATFEEFTPRASVSFKPTPDHTLYASYSKGFKGGGFDPRGLSTAAPDTNRDGVRSYDEIYDFLSFDPETVDSYEVGWKASMFDRRVRVALTGFYADYKDVQIPGSAGFDSNGDGTFDSFIGVTTNAGKARMKGVEFELYAGLARDWAGAGSSLNFNGTLGYLDGEYRQFINNLGVDVADYREIQNTPKWTLSGSIDAGVPAASGLVNASVGLSYRSRTSQFETPSPFLDQPGYALLDASIVWTSDNGRYSFGVHGKNLADKQYITSGYQFALTDPTTGLPILNAAGNITPTLGREGVVTAFYGNPRQVFATFGLKF, from the coding sequence ATGACGCGTTTCACCGTCTCGACACGTGCGCTCTGCTTTGCCGGGGCCGCGCTTGCCGCCTTCGCCCAGCCCGCGCTGGCGCAGGACGCCGGCGCGCCCGAGGCCGCCAACGCCTATGACGATGGCGAGATCGTCGTGACCGCGCGGCGCCGCGAGGAAAGCCTGATCGACGTGCCGGTGGCGATCTCCGCCTTTTCCGGCGCGCAGCTGGAGGCCAAGGGCGCGATCGACATCACCGATCTTTCCAACTTCACCCCCAACACCACGCTGGAAAATTCGCGCGGCACCAATTCGACGCTAACCGCCTTCATCCGCGGCGTCGGCCAGCAGGATCCGGTGCCCGGGTTCGAGGCGGGCGTGGGCATCTATCTCGACGATGTCTATCTCAACCGCCCGCAGGCGGCGGTGCTCGACATCTACGACGTGGAGCGGATCGAGGTGCTGCGCGGGCCGCAGGGCACGCTCTATGGCCGCAACACGATCGGCGGCGCGGTGAAATATGTCACCAAGCGGCTGCCCGACCAGTTCGAGCTCAAGCTGCGCGGCACCTATGGCAGCTATGACCAGGCGGACGGCGTCGTCACGGTTTCCGTGCCGGTCACCGACATGCTGCGCATCGGCGGTTCGGTGGCGCGGCTGTCGCGCGGCGGCTTCGGCGACAACCTCACCATCGACGGCGTCGAGAATTACAACAAGGATGTGTGGGCGGGGCGCGGCACGGTGGAGCTGGGATCGCCCGACGACCGCTTCCTGATCCGCATCTCCGGCGACTATACCCGCGACAAATCCGACCCGCGCAACGGCCACCGGCTCATCACCGGGCTGCATTCGGGCGCGCCGGTGCTGGACGACGTCTATGACACCCGCGCGGGCCTCAACAATCCGAAGCAGGATGTGAAGGCCTATGGGCTGGCGATGAACATCAGCGCCGGGCTGACCGAGACGCTGACCTTCCGTTCGATCAGCGCTTGGCGCAAGGACACCAGCTATACGCCGATCGACTTCGACGCGCTGCCCGCGGTGGATGTGGACGTGCCCGCGGTCTATCGCAACGAGCAGCTCAGCCAGGAATTCCAGCTGCTCTACGAGGGCAGCAAGCTGAAGGGGCTGCTGGGCTTCTATTATCTCGACGCGCAGGCCTCGACCGCGTTCGACGTGCTGCTTTCGACCACCGCGCCCGGCTTCAACGCCTTCACCGCGGGCGACGTGAAGACCGACACATGGTCCGTCTTCGGCGACTTCACCTATGACCTGACCGACCGGATCGCGATTTCGGTGGGCGGGCGCTTCACCAACGACAAGCGCGACTCGACGATCCTGCGCCAGAACAAGCTGGGCACCTCCGCCGAGTTCGGCGGCACCCCGATCATCCTTGCCACCACCTCCAACTTCCGCGGCAAGGCGACGTTCGAGGAATTCACCCCGCGCGCCTCGGTGAGCTTCAAGCCGACGCCGGACCACACGCTCTACGCTTCCTATTCGAAGGGCTTCAAGGGCGGCGGCTTCGACCCGCGCGGGCTTTCCACCGCGGCGCCGGACACCAACCGCGACGGCGTGCGCAGCTATGACGAAATCTACGACTTCCTCTCCTTCGACCCCGAGACGGTCGACAGCTACGAGGTCGGCTGGAAGGCTTCGATGTTCGACCGGCGCGTGCGGGTGGCGCTGACCGGCTTCTATGCCGATTACAAGGATGTGCAGATCCCCGGTTCGGCGGGCTTCGATTCGAACGGCGACGGCACCTTCGACAGCTTCATCGGCGTTACCACCAACGCCGGCAAGGCGCGGATGAAGGGCGTGGAGTTCGAGCTCTATGCCGGCCTCGCGCGCGACTGGGCGGGTGCCGGATCCTCGCTGAACTTCAACGGCACGCTCGGCTATCTGGACGGCGAGTATCGCCAGTTCATCAACAATCTGGGCGTGGACGTCGCCGATTATCGCGAGATCCAGAACACGCCGAAATGGACGCTGTCGGGCTCGATCGACGCGGGGGTGCCCGCCGCATCGGGGCTGGTCAACGCCTCGGTCGGCCTTTCCTATCGCAGCCGCACCAGCCAGTTCGAAACGCCCAGCCCCTTCCTCGACCAGCCGGGCTATGCGCTGCTCGACGCCAGCATCGTCTGGACATCGGACAATGGCCGCTATTCGTTCGGCGTCCACGGCAAGAACCTGGCGGACAAGCAATATATCACCTCGGGCTACCAGTTCGCGCTGACCGATCCGACGACCGGGCTGCCGATCCTCAACGCGGCGGGGAACATCACCCCGACCTTGGGCCGCGAGGGCGTGGTGACAGCGTTCTACGGCAATCCGCGGCAGGTGTTCGCGACGTTCGGGCTGAAGTTCTGA